A region of Vitis vinifera cultivar Pinot Noir 40024 chromosome 13, ASM3070453v1 DNA encodes the following proteins:
- the LOC104881183 gene encoding protein MADS AFFECTING FLOWERING 5 — protein MGRRKIEIKKIESKVRLMVTLSKRQAGLFKKAQQLSQLSGATVVVLVFSPTEKPFTSSSGGNFDETIASFYGGQVPESTSQPLWWETDLSSQPTGKPFTSSSGGNFDETIASFHGESFRERKIEVDFKVFGNRLLPVTI, from the exons ATGGGGAGAAGGAAAATCGAGATTAAAAAGATTGAATCCAAGGTCCGTTTGATGGTGACTTTAAGCAAACGGCAAGCTGGATTGTTCAAGAAAGCCCAACAACTTTCACAACTGTCCGGGGCAACTGTTGTTGTCCTTGTCTTCTCACCCACCGAGAAGCCTTTCACCTCATCTTCTGGTGGAAACTTTGATGAGACGATTGCTTCTTTTTATGGAGGTCAAGTTCCAGAATCCACATCCCAACCTCTGTGGTGGGAAACAGATTTGAGCTCCCAACCCACCGGGAAGCCTTTCACCTCCTCTTCTGGTGGAAACTTTGATGAGACGATTGCTTCTTTTCATGGAG AGAGTTTCAGAGAACGTAAGATTGAAGTCGatttcaag GTTTTTGGTAATCGGTTACTTCctgttacaatatga